A region of the bacterium HR11 genome:
GGGTACGATGCGATTGACCAGACCGATCCGGTAGGCTTCCTCGGCCGTGTAGTGGGCGCCCGTCAAGATCCACTCAAGGGCCCGGCCCTTGCCGATGACGCGGGGCAGACGCTGGGTCCCCCCATAGCCGGGAATGATACCCAGCCGGACCTCCGGCTGGCCGAAGCGGGCCTCCGGACAGGCCAGCCGGATGTGACAGGCCAGGGCCAGCTCACAGCCGCCCCCGAGGGCATACCCGTTGACGGCGGCGATGACCGGGATCGGGAGGGCCTCCAAGGCATTGAGGACGGCCTGCCCCTGGCGGGTATACTCGTAGCCCTCGACCGGCGTCAGGCGGGACAGCTCCTCGATGTCGGCGCCCGAGACGAAGGCCTTGTCGCCGGCGCCCGTGATGATGAGGGCTCGGATCGAGGCCCCGATGCCTTCCTGACGGGCGATGGCCTCGACGACCTGGCCGATTTCCCGGACCGTCTGATGGCTCAGGGCGTTGCGCCGCTCGGGCCGATTCACCGTCAGGACGGCGACGCCGTCGGGTTCAACTTCCAGGCGAATGTGTTGAAACTCCATCGACCGACCCCCTCAACGCAGGCGGCGGTATTCTTTTACGCTGAGACCCGTCAGGACGTGCCACGTGGGGGTGAACTTCGGGATCCGCTTCATCCGGCCCTCCCCTCCTCTTTCT
Encoded here:
- the crt_2 gene encoding Short-chain-enoyl-CoA hydratase, whose amino-acid sequence is MEFQHIRLEVEPDGVAVLTVNRPERRNALSHQTVREIGQVVEAIARQEGIGASIRALIITGAGDKAFVSGADIEELSRLTPVEGYEYTRQGQAVLNALEALPIPVIAAVNGYALGGGCELALACHIRLACPEARFGQPEVRLGIIPGYGGTQRLPRVIGKGRALEWILTGAHYTAEEAYRIGLVNRIVPREQLLDEAKALARQILANGPVAVRLALRAVQEGLEMPLEMGLLHEASLFALTTATEDMREGTRAFLEKREPRFHGR